In a genomic window of Bordetella petrii:
- a CDS encoding TniQ family protein — protein sequence MQNVPPLPNEHVLGHLVRVAGANAVKNLKALFRSTRSDDENEDIHPLHWKHRYYGPLRYGNTTSLEEYRKHHTLTLFLTKPTQATQLANLGGFLSDAFVRHHIPLGYSAEECISRIAWRFCSQCRDVARNKFGIGYWHRVHQVPGMDICPYHGVVLTRCKIQAMFDDPTLSDAESFGTGGPDENLVTANMTPALHRYRTVIKEVLDHPLPEVRLRRAVLSLLRSSRMRTEEDRRTIQMPRLAAVVSRREIPDVWLLEHIPRVRVWFNQHSHHAEPYWREEFIKTCHHSTSKAGSDLWTLGLELLMVCLTIRNVAEIKDAIWPGVGRRRVARRLR from the coding sequence ATGCAGAATGTACCTCCTCTTCCTAACGAGCATGTCCTCGGTCACCTAGTCCGCGTTGCTGGAGCCAACGCGGTTAAGAACCTTAAGGCCCTGTTCCGAAGTACTCGTTCCGACGACGAAAATGAAGACATCCATCCGCTTCATTGGAAGCATCGGTACTATGGGCCATTGCGGTATGGAAACACGACCTCCTTAGAGGAATATAGGAAGCATCACACCCTCACTCTGTTCCTCACAAAGCCGACCCAAGCTACTCAATTGGCCAATCTCGGTGGCTTTTTGTCCGACGCGTTTGTACGGCATCACATTCCGCTAGGGTACTCCGCCGAGGAGTGCATAAGCCGTATCGCTTGGCGGTTTTGCAGCCAATGCAGGGACGTGGCTCGAAACAAGTTTGGAATCGGTTATTGGCATCGAGTTCATCAAGTACCAGGAATGGACATTTGCCCCTACCACGGCGTTGTGCTAACGAGGTGCAAGATCCAAGCGATGTTCGATGATCCGACCCTCTCCGATGCCGAGTCATTTGGGACTGGTGGTCCAGATGAAAACTTGGTTACTGCAAACATGACACCGGCGTTGCACCGTTACCGAACGGTTATCAAGGAGGTGCTCGACCATCCACTCCCTGAAGTCCGCCTTCGGCGGGCCGTTCTTTCGCTCCTGAGATCATCCCGAATGCGCACGGAGGAAGATCGGCGAACTATCCAAATGCCCCGCCTGGCTGCGGTCGTAAGTCGACGCGAGATTCCGGATGTATGGCTACTTGAACATATTCCGAGGGTTAGGGTCTGGTTCAATCAACATAGCCATCATGCCGAACCCTATTGGCGGGAAGAGTTTATCAAGACCTGCCATCACAGCACGAGCAAAGCTGGGTCGGATCTCTGGACACTTGGCTTGGAACTCTTAATGGTCTGCCTAACTATACGGAATGTGGCCGAGATCAAAGATGCTATCTGGCCTGGAGTTGGGCGTCGCCGCGTTGCCCGTAGGCTTAGGTGA
- a CDS encoding TnsD family Tn7-like transposition protein: MATNGRFGNDLEEICREHCVLGWYLPWRSRREVQLVLRIIAGEQGGSVKSVLGLPSSRWGAGHPLKLCPRCVVADKATFGTSYWHLKHQYPGMARCPVHHTGLAWCHEKVHYNKRDLWLLPEDCEVAIERDISAIPDSASFQHLLMSSAELPVGFEFDYSRLHDAYMDELAVRSLVRRKKSISWPNLVRQYLDYLADLRGNADLRALPCTTEECASHLRRVLYSSHPSRHPLPHLLFMSWLFGDWAKFWRTYTTPSQFRPVARSFCTGLSAPIGEVEEAATLARRGASCRQIAAALGIDVGTAQTWAAKCGVQAPIQRTTTRQKVVKALQRGDSKIAIAEHFGVSVQTVTRVLRSEPGLADHWHKACYARARYSARSTWLREISRHPNFSTTQVRQRQQATYAWLYRNDREWLLTHSPSKLPSTTSRGDRVDWFARDRDLSGRLMQAIHRLSARHNPLSLQILYKAVPELSRYMPKLEKLNRTRAILDSHIKRRSSKT; the protein is encoded by the coding sequence GTGGCAACCAATGGCCGTTTTGGTAATGACCTCGAAGAAATCTGCCGAGAGCATTGCGTACTGGGCTGGTACCTCCCCTGGCGATCGAGACGGGAGGTGCAACTAGTGTTGCGGATCATCGCCGGAGAACAGGGCGGGTCGGTGAAATCCGTCCTAGGGCTTCCATCCAGTCGTTGGGGCGCGGGTCATCCGCTAAAGCTATGTCCCCGCTGTGTCGTAGCAGACAAAGCAACGTTTGGCACAAGCTACTGGCACTTGAAACATCAGTATCCCGGCATGGCCAGATGTCCAGTCCACCACACTGGGCTTGCGTGGTGCCACGAGAAAGTTCATTACAACAAGCGTGACCTGTGGCTTTTGCCGGAGGACTGCGAAGTTGCAATCGAACGTGATATCTCCGCGATCCCCGATTCGGCCTCCTTTCAGCACCTACTCATGTCCAGCGCGGAACTACCTGTCGGGTTTGAGTTTGACTATAGCCGTCTACATGACGCGTACATGGATGAACTAGCCGTTCGGTCTCTAGTCAGGCGGAAGAAGTCCATAAGCTGGCCTAACCTTGTCCGTCAGTATCTCGACTATCTAGCGGATTTGCGGGGCAACGCTGATCTGCGAGCACTTCCATGCACTACGGAAGAATGCGCCTCACATTTGCGCCGGGTTCTCTATTCGTCCCATCCCTCACGCCATCCCTTGCCACATCTTCTCTTCATGTCTTGGCTATTTGGTGATTGGGCGAAGTTCTGGCGTACCTATACTACGCCTTCGCAGTTTCGCCCTGTGGCCCGCTCATTCTGTACAGGACTAAGCGCTCCCATAGGAGAGGTCGAAGAAGCCGCTACTCTTGCCAGGAGAGGCGCGTCTTGTCGACAGATCGCAGCCGCGCTAGGCATAGACGTTGGTACAGCGCAAACTTGGGCGGCAAAGTGCGGTGTGCAGGCACCCATTCAAAGGACGACTACGCGCCAAAAGGTAGTCAAAGCACTTCAACGTGGGGACTCGAAAATTGCGATTGCGGAACACTTTGGAGTTTCCGTTCAAACAGTCACCCGCGTACTGAGATCAGAACCTGGGCTGGCCGATCATTGGCATAAGGCGTGCTATGCGCGTGCCCGGTACAGTGCTCGCTCGACATGGCTACGAGAGATCTCACGCCATCCGAACTTTAGTACCACTCAAGTTAGACAACGCCAACAAGCCACTTACGCTTGGCTATACCGCAACGATAGGGAATGGCTGCTTACCCATAGCCCGTCCAAACTCCCCTCAACGACTTCGAGAGGCGACCGCGTCGACTGGTTCGCCAGGGACAGAGACCTTTCTGGGCGACTCATGCAGGCAATCCATCGATTGAGCGCTAGACACAACCCATTGAGCCTACAAATACTCTACAAGGCCGTCCCGGAGCTTTCACGCTACATGCCAAAACTGGAAAAGCTCAATCGCACTAGAGCGATTCTAGATAGTCATATCAAGCGCCGTTCATCCAAGACTTGA